A genomic window from Pseudomonas alcaligenes includes:
- a CDS encoding methyl-accepting chemotaxis protein, which yields MNSLRNLPISRRLWLILLSSVVMLLALAGLMLQQIHGDLYQAKALKTRHVVESTLGILKHFHGLESAGMARDEAQKQAMELIRGLRYDQDDYFWINDLTPVMVMHPTNPKLEGQNLSGNKDPDGKFLFNEMVALAKKDGSGQVDYRWPKPGSDEPVPKISYVELFQPWGWILGSGIYVDDVQGEFRAQAMRALGILLVVTLLLAGLVILITRSIARPLDEAVGAMANIASGEADLTRSLDHSGRDELASLGEHFNAFTGKLRGVIGQSLQAAGALDQASQSLGQIAGSAQQHSQQQSQQMELVATAINEVSYAVQDVAKNAEHAASEVRQAEQQALQGQQNIDSSLRQIDQLSETINQAVEVIQSLAQESTQIGSVLEVIRSIAEQTNLLALNAAIEAARAGEQGRGFAVVADEVRMLAQRTQQSTSEIQGMIERLQGNSEAAVKVINASSHASQLTVEQARKAGESLSQIAASLRNLTSLNASIASATLQQSHVVDDINQNVTQAATLAHENALAADQSSEASRHLGQLAGQLNRLLGQFRV from the coding sequence ATGAACAGTCTGCGCAACCTGCCCATCAGCCGCCGCCTGTGGCTGATCCTGTTGTCCTCCGTGGTCATGCTGCTGGCCCTGGCCGGCCTGATGCTGCAGCAGATCCATGGCGACCTATACCAGGCCAAGGCCCTGAAGACGCGCCATGTGGTGGAAAGCACCCTGGGCATCCTCAAGCATTTCCATGGACTGGAAAGCGCCGGCATGGCCCGCGACGAGGCGCAGAAGCAGGCGATGGAGCTGATTCGCGGGCTGCGCTATGACCAGGACGACTATTTCTGGATCAACGACCTCACGCCGGTGATGGTCATGCACCCGACCAACCCCAAGCTCGAAGGGCAGAATCTCTCGGGCAACAAGGACCCCGACGGCAAGTTTTTGTTCAACGAGATGGTCGCACTGGCGAAGAAAGATGGATCGGGCCAGGTCGACTACCGCTGGCCCAAGCCGGGCTCGGACGAGCCAGTGCCGAAGATTTCCTACGTCGAGCTGTTCCAGCCCTGGGGCTGGATCCTCGGTTCCGGCATCTATGTCGATGACGTGCAGGGCGAGTTCCGCGCCCAGGCCATGCGTGCGCTGGGCATCCTGCTGGTGGTCACCCTGCTGCTGGCCGGCCTGGTGATCCTGATCACCCGCAGCATCGCCCGCCCGCTGGACGAGGCGGTCGGCGCCATGGCCAATATCGCGAGTGGCGAAGCCGACCTGACCCGCAGCCTAGACCACAGCGGGCGCGATGAACTGGCCTCGCTCGGCGAGCACTTCAACGCCTTCACCGGCAAGCTGCGCGGGGTCATCGGCCAGTCGCTGCAGGCCGCCGGCGCACTGGATCAGGCGTCGCAGTCGCTCGGCCAGATCGCCGGCAGCGCGCAGCAGCACAGCCAGCAGCAGTCGCAGCAGATGGAATTGGTAGCGACCGCCATCAACGAGGTGTCCTATGCCGTGCAGGACGTGGCGAAGAACGCCGAGCATGCCGCCAGCGAGGTGCGCCAGGCCGAGCAGCAGGCGCTGCAGGGCCAGCAGAACATCGACAGCAGCCTGCGCCAGATCGACCAGTTGTCGGAAACCATCAACCAGGCCGTCGAGGTAATCCAGAGCCTGGCCCAGGAAAGCACCCAGATCGGCAGCGTGCTGGAAGTGATCCGCTCGATCGCCGAGCAGACCAACCTGCTGGCGCTGAACGCCGCCATCGAGGCCGCTCGGGCCGGCGAGCAGGGCCGCGGCTTCGCCGTGGTGGCCGACGAGGTGCGCATGCTGGCGCAGCGGACCCAGCAGTCCACGTCGGAGATTCAGGGCATGATCGAACGCCTGCAGGGCAATTCGGAGGCCGCGGTCAAGGTGATCAACGCCAGCAGCCACGCTTCCCAGCTGACCGTGGAGCAGGCGCGCAAGGCTGGCGAGAGCCTCAGTCAGATCGCCGCCTCCCTGCGCAACCTGACCAGCTTGAATGCCTCCATCGCCAGTGCCACGCTGCAACAGTCGCATGTCGTGGACGATATCAATCAGAATGTCACCCAGGCGGCCACGCTGGCGCACGAGAACGCGCTGGCAGCCGACCAGTCCAGCGAGGCCAGCCGTCATCTGGGGCAACTGGCCGGGCAACTGAACCGCCTGTTGGGGCAATTCCGCGTGTAA